Proteins encoded by one window of Syntrophus gentianae:
- a CDS encoding HAMP domain-containing histidine kinase translates to MSTEKTNLEITHKALEREFESTFINELMPGILHNFANPLNGIMGRSKLLQRRMDVYFQNIQSNHPELMAHLEDEKNKLINDVSSICKESDRFYYLFQDLSTKFYAIADRRFDQINVETLLKNEIRFLDFYLDFKHEIKKIIKPVSGLPYIYGIPSDYSYCFSALIRNAMVRMKKSNRKELSIEFEHSNNMITVLLQDTGEKLVSCNNEDIMLSDQISAPEASVDNLAVVKALFKEYHVNCTFEAMEEMNRITVEIPVTKEKKTHD, encoded by the coding sequence GTGAGCACCGAGAAAACGAATTTGGAAATTACTCACAAGGCACTGGAAAGGGAATTTGAGTCAACATTTATTAATGAGCTGATGCCCGGCATTCTGCACAACTTTGCCAACCCTCTGAACGGTATTATGGGCCGTTCTAAATTACTTCAAAGAAGAATGGATGTTTATTTTCAAAATATTCAGTCAAATCATCCAGAACTTATGGCACATCTTGAGGATGAGAAGAATAAACTGATAAACGATGTCTCATCAATCTGTAAGGAATCAGATCGCTTTTATTATCTGTTCCAGGATCTCTCAACAAAGTTCTATGCCATTGCAGATAGAAGATTTGACCAGATCAATGTGGAAACCCTTCTTAAAAATGAAATTCGTTTTTTAGATTTTTATCTTGATTTTAAACATGAAATAAAAAAAATCATCAAGCCTGTGAGTGGTTTACCTTACATTTATGGAATTCCTTCAGATTACTCATACTGTTTTTCTGCCCTCATAAGAAACGCCATGGTAAGGATGAAGAAGAGTAATCGAAAGGAATTATCCATCGAATTTGAACATAGTAATAACATGATTACAGTTTTACTCCAGGATACAGGAGAAAAACTTGTCAGTTGCAATAATGAGGACATCATGTTGTCAGACCAAATTTCAGCACCTGAAGCTTCTGTCGACAACCTTGCTGTTGTTAAAGCGCTTTTTAAAGAATATCATGTAAACTGTACTTTTGAAGCCATGGAGGAGATGAACAGGATAACTGTTGAAATTCCTGTCACAAAAGAAAAAAAAACCCATGACTGA
- the flgM gene encoding flagellar biosynthesis anti-sigma factor FlgM → MNINNSNGISSKDIQQYMMNESLGKGKDVKEDKSAVIPQEKVDISNKAREIQQINSAMSEIPDVRDEKVSSIKAQIENGTYNVSGEELANKMVGEAFLDIFA, encoded by the coding sequence ATGAACATTAACAATTCAAATGGAATTTCTTCAAAAGATATTCAACAATATATGATGAATGAATCACTCGGAAAAGGTAAAGACGTTAAAGAGGATAAATCTGCCGTAATTCCACAGGAAAAAGTGGATATTTCCAATAAGGCAAGAGAAATCCAGCAAATAAACAGCGCAATGAGTGAAATTCCCGATGTACGTGATGAAAAGGTGTCATCAATAAAAGCACAAATAGAAAACGGTACTTACAATGTTAGCGGAGAAGAATTAGCAAATAAAATGGTAGGAGAGGCATTTCTGGATATTTTTGCGTGA
- a CDS encoding flagellar protein FlgN yields the protein MTLSRKYPSLPENRSNEFNLLVQSLINNLIEEIKIYSELYQLFINEREIIRNPSIESLKDNNMKIEACLLKAQNFKDRKEDITEAIKRIFQPEFQGKITLSNLAEYADVNLKEQLSRYHEKLNSLINALTNLNVKNQHLLRSTISHTGSTLMFIRKSTSSSINYLSSGQVNMGLPNGKILNKRG from the coding sequence ATGACCCTATCAAGAAAATATCCCTCCCTGCCTGAAAATCGTAGCAATGAATTTAATCTCCTTGTCCAGTCATTAATAAATAACCTTATTGAAGAAATAAAGATTTATAGTGAACTATATCAACTGTTTATAAATGAAAGGGAGATTATAAGAAACCCCTCCATAGAATCTTTAAAAGACAATAATATGAAGATTGAGGCATGTCTTCTAAAAGCCCAGAACTTCAAAGATCGTAAAGAGGATATTACAGAAGCAATAAAAAGAATTTTTCAACCTGAATTTCAAGGTAAAATAACGCTTTCTAATCTAGCTGAATATGCGGATGTTAATCTGAAGGAGCAATTATCGCGCTACCATGAGAAACTTAACTCCTTAATAAATGCCTTGACTAATTTAAATGTCAAGAATCAACATCTCCTCAGAAGTACCATTTCACATACCGGATCGACACTGATGTTTATTCGGAAATCGACATCTTCCTCAATCAACTATCTGTCCTCAGGTCAGGTGAATATGGGACTGCCTAATGGAAAGATTTTAAATAAGAGAGGGTAA
- a CDS encoding EscU/YscU/HrcU family type III secretion system export apparatus switch protein codes for MKEQKKRNLAAALRYDGSRDAAPKVIAKGQGIIADKIIELAKKNDIPIKNDPELVQILSKLDIDEQIPEDLYRAVAEILSFVYTMNSKLRDKNNLSS; via the coding sequence ATGAAAGAACAAAAAAAACGAAATCTGGCTGCTGCTTTAAGATATGATGGCTCTCGTGATGCGGCACCGAAGGTCATCGCAAAGGGACAAGGGATTATCGCGGATAAGATTATAGAATTGGCAAAAAAAAACGATATCCCTATAAAAAATGACCCTGAGCTTGTACAGATTCTCAGCAAACTGGACATCGATGAACAAATTCCGGAAGATTTGTATAGGGCCGTAGCTGAAATACTCTCGTTTGTATATACGATGAATTCAAAATTACGCGATAAAAACAATCTTTCATCGTAA
- the flgG gene encoding flagellar basal-body rod protein FlgG, whose product MIRSLWTAATGMQAQQLEQDVVANNLSNVNTVGFKKSRADFQDLMYQISTKAGSETSSGNQMTVGIEVGMGVKPVATQKIFSQGDYQSTGNPFDWAIEGDGFFQLDNNGETVYTRAGNFKINKDGVVSTTEGLKLIPEVSVPTNTVTFTLDSGGTWTATDANGTALATGRLELAKFINPAGLSSSGRNLFAKTESSGEPVTGNPGDNGLGTTSQNFLEMSNVNVVDEMVKMIVGQRAYEINSKAITTADNMLEVTNNLKR is encoded by the coding sequence ATGATTAGATCGCTTTGGACTGCAGCGACGGGGATGCAGGCTCAACAACTCGAACAGGATGTCGTGGCGAACAATCTTTCAAATGTCAATACCGTTGGGTTCAAGAAATCCAGGGCTGATTTTCAGGATCTCATGTATCAAATTTCAACCAAGGCCGGTTCAGAAACATCTTCAGGAAACCAAATGACCGTGGGTATCGAAGTGGGAATGGGCGTTAAACCTGTTGCAACTCAAAAAATCTTTTCCCAGGGCGATTATCAGTCAACGGGAAATCCTTTCGACTGGGCCATTGAAGGGGATGGCTTTTTCCAATTAGATAACAATGGAGAAACCGTTTATACGAGGGCCGGTAATTTTAAGATCAATAAGGATGGGGTGGTTTCCACCACAGAAGGGTTGAAATTGATCCCTGAGGTGAGTGTTCCGACAAATACCGTAACGTTTACTCTAGACAGTGGCGGTACTTGGACTGCTACAGACGCAAATGGAACAGCCCTGGCGACTGGAAGGCTTGAACTGGCAAAATTCATTAACCCCGCAGGATTAAGCAGTTCGGGACGCAACCTTTTTGCAAAGACAGAATCGTCAGGGGAACCCGTGACGGGAAATCCGGGAGACAATGGCCTTGGAACGACATCACAGAATTTTCTCGAAATGTCCAATGTAAACGTTGTCGATGAAATGGTCAAAATGATCGTTGGGCAAAGAGCCTATGAGATCAATTCCAAGGCAATCACGACAGCAGACAATATGCTGGAAGTGACGAACAATCTGAAGAGATAA
- a CDS encoding rod-binding protein, which produces MNDIVVKNGVSAIPEASLKNAEAEKLKSEEQKLKKVCADFESLFVYNLLQTMRKTIPVGNSAMQSFGKETYNMMFDQKIAEEFSQKAGGMGLQTILFNQLRKQDNKSK; this is translated from the coding sequence ATGAACGATATCGTGGTAAAAAATGGGGTGTCAGCGATACCGGAAGCATCGTTAAAAAACGCTGAAGCTGAGAAGTTAAAGAGCGAAGAGCAAAAGCTCAAGAAAGTTTGTGCTGATTTTGAATCGCTTTTTGTTTATAATTTATTGCAAACAATGAGAAAAACAATTCCTGTGGGAAATTCTGCTATGCAATCTTTCGGAAAAGAAACCTATAACATGATGTTTGATCAGAAAATTGCCGAGGAATTTTCTCAAAAAGCTGGTGGAATGGGTTTACAGACGATCCTTTTCAATCAACTGAGGAAGCAGGATAACAAGAGTAAATGA
- a CDS encoding FAD-dependent oxidoreductase, which translates to MKTKKDQLSSEGVSRRSVLKGAIAVSAAAMGGGMALNLAAPGTAEAMIKTLPRKWDETWDVVIIGTGFAGLAAAAEAAKAGSKVVILEKMPIYGGNSTINGGGYAAWTDKLHLREKLNLGNDSPKQHFDDTLKGGDYYNIPELVQVLVDGAPEALNWMMDEGGLEIRQVVNRAGGHSAYRAHFSKTSWGRDYTEALRKIAEKYGAKMVLNSEVTWIWRKDADQKSPVLGLEIKQGKRVLNMKAQKAVILASGGFSRDVKMRMDHYPKLIADFNCTNHKGATGEMIRYAQAVGADTLQMNFIQLYPFAEPSSGTLDNPAVYPFSAPGRGCIYVNKLGKRFVSELERRDVCAFAQINMGEKMKPTYTVFSAAMVPLIGETQESLDAGLKKGRFTGADTIADLAKKIGIPSETLEKTVNDHNRYLQEGKDAEFNKPISKAMLPLDKGPFYAVAQWPAVHHTMGGLRINKNAQVIDVFGAVIPKFYAAGEVAGGVHGSNRLGTNATADCVVFGRVAGMNAAKEK; encoded by the coding sequence ATGAAAACAAAAAAGGACCAGTTATCAAGTGAAGGTGTAAGCAGACGCTCCGTACTGAAAGGCGCCATTGCCGTGAGTGCTGCGGCAATGGGTGGCGGTATGGCTCTTAACCTTGCTGCTCCGGGAACCGCAGAGGCCATGATTAAAACGCTTCCCAGGAAATGGGATGAAACTTGGGATGTCGTGATTATCGGTACAGGGTTCGCTGGACTCGCTGCAGCGGCGGAAGCAGCGAAGGCCGGTTCAAAAGTGGTCATTCTTGAGAAAATGCCTATCTACGGTGGCAATTCAACAATAAACGGTGGTGGATACGCAGCCTGGACAGATAAACTGCACCTTCGGGAGAAATTGAATCTTGGCAATGACAGTCCGAAGCAGCACTTTGATGACACCCTCAAGGGAGGTGATTACTACAACATTCCCGAACTTGTGCAGGTTCTCGTCGATGGCGCCCCGGAAGCGTTGAACTGGATGATGGATGAAGGGGGACTTGAAATTCGCCAAGTGGTAAACAGAGCGGGTGGGCACAGTGCTTACCGCGCTCATTTTTCGAAAACAAGTTGGGGGCGGGATTATACTGAAGCTCTCAGGAAAATCGCTGAAAAATACGGCGCTAAAATGGTCCTAAATTCGGAAGTGACCTGGATTTGGCGCAAGGATGCGGATCAAAAGAGTCCGGTACTTGGATTAGAAATTAAACAAGGCAAAAGAGTTTTGAATATGAAAGCCCAGAAAGCGGTCATACTTGCATCGGGAGGTTTCAGCCGGGATGTCAAGATGCGTATGGATCACTATCCGAAGCTCATAGCCGACTTCAATTGCACGAACCATAAAGGGGCAACCGGCGAGATGATTCGTTACGCCCAGGCTGTTGGCGCCGATACGTTGCAGATGAATTTTATCCAGCTCTACCCATTTGCGGAACCTTCATCAGGAACCCTGGATAATCCGGCTGTTTATCCCTTCAGCGCACCCGGCCGTGGTTGCATTTATGTCAATAAACTCGGAAAACGCTTTGTTAGCGAGTTGGAGCGGCGGGATGTATGTGCCTTTGCCCAGATCAATATGGGTGAAAAGATGAAACCAACTTATACCGTTTTCAGTGCAGCGATGGTGCCGCTCATTGGAGAAACTCAGGAAAGCTTGGATGCCGGTTTGAAAAAAGGCCGATTCACAGGAGCGGACACGATTGCCGACCTTGCGAAAAAAATCGGTATTCCCAGTGAGACACTGGAAAAAACCGTTAATGATCACAATCGCTATCTGCAGGAAGGAAAAGATGCTGAGTTCAATAAGCCAATTTCCAAAGCCATGTTGCCCCTGGACAAAGGGCCATTTTATGCAGTCGCCCAGTGGCCGGCAGTCCATCACACAATGGGTGGTTTGAGGATCAACAAGAATGCCCAGGTCATCGATGTATTTGGCGCCGTCATCCCTAAATTTTACGCAGCAGGTGAAGTTGCCGGAGGGGTCCATGGATCGAACAGGCTGGGCACAAACGCTACGGCTGATTGCGTGGTCTTTGGACGTGTTGCAGGCATGAATGCAGCAAAGGAAAAATAG
- the flgA gene encoding flagellar basal body P-ring formation chaperone FlgA — translation MKNSNRISILSLLLFCACFVCLFCKTSLASDPIIIDKSQVAAAITSHIEKHMPWQKGKVRVTFPSGITEIVSPSKNYKIEVRENKNDEYIGDRLYNVKVWHKNQYVKQIFVPTTIEVCKDIVLSTKSMKKDTNISAQDLFVTEKWFSRVPRDIITDPENILGKRLLRSINAQTPFTSSMLSNPIMFKKGKVVKIVCDNDSLNISTLGLAEEEGIYGAMVKVKNISSNKIIQGRVIGDSVVKVEI, via the coding sequence ATGAAAAATTCTAATCGTATTTCAATCCTTTCGTTGCTTCTTTTCTGTGCGTGTTTCGTATGCCTGTTTTGCAAGACTTCGCTGGCGTCTGATCCAATTATCATCGACAAATCACAAGTTGCAGCCGCTATAACGAGTCACATTGAAAAACATATGCCTTGGCAGAAGGGAAAGGTAAGGGTCACGTTTCCTTCAGGCATTACAGAAATTGTCTCGCCATCAAAGAACTATAAGATAGAGGTGAGGGAAAACAAGAACGATGAGTATATCGGTGACAGGCTATACAATGTAAAAGTCTGGCATAAAAATCAGTATGTCAAGCAGATATTCGTACCCACTACCATTGAAGTTTGTAAGGATATTGTCCTGAGTACAAAATCGATGAAAAAAGACACGAATATCTCTGCCCAGGATCTTTTCGTTACGGAAAAATGGTTCAGCCGAGTACCACGCGATATCATTACAGATCCAGAAAACATTCTAGGCAAGAGATTACTTCGCTCAATCAATGCACAAACACCCTTTACTTCGAGCATGCTCAGCAATCCCATCATGTTTAAAAAAGGTAAGGTTGTTAAAATCGTATGTGACAATGATTCTTTGAATATCAGTACCTTGGGTCTGGCCGAAGAAGAAGGAATCTATGGGGCTATGGTAAAAGTAAAAAATATTTCTTCAAACAAAATTATCCAGGGAAGAGTCATCGGCGATTCAGTTGTAAAGGTGGAAATATAG
- a CDS encoding DUF6115 domain-containing protein, whose amino-acid sequence MNVNYLFGFQIATDVLICAGILFLLLRFRKYFKPSPPEISEQTIEEFSQLLNESRIAANNFLQELEQEKKDLKDLAAAVEEREKKLQELITQAKHYGDLLSSENMNKIEEMENPEKADSLSEGPYSEILNLARKGLNEEQISQQLGLPEGEIELVLNLFRERRK is encoded by the coding sequence ATGAATGTTAATTACTTGTTCGGGTTTCAGATCGCAACGGATGTCCTGATATGCGCAGGAATTCTTTTTTTGCTGCTTAGATTTCGTAAATATTTCAAACCAAGCCCGCCGGAAATCAGTGAGCAGACAATCGAAGAATTCAGCCAGTTACTGAATGAATCGAGGATTGCCGCAAACAACTTTCTTCAGGAATTGGAGCAAGAGAAGAAAGACTTGAAAGATCTCGCCGCAGCTGTTGAGGAAAGAGAAAAAAAACTGCAAGAACTTATTACGCAGGCTAAACATTATGGGGATCTTTTAAGCTCAGAAAATATGAACAAGATTGAAGAAATGGAGAATCCTGAGAAGGCTGACTCCTTGTCGGAAGGACCTTATAGTGAAATTTTGAATCTTGCTCGGAAAGGTTTGAATGAAGAACAAATTTCTCAGCAATTGGGTCTGCCTGAGGGTGAAATTGAACTCGTTCTCAATCTTTTCCGAGAAAGACGCAAATAA
- a CDS encoding flagellar basal body L-ring protein FlgH — MNHGFLKRFGIVLMILWLFSGCATKPDPFPPGEPVLPPAPPKPEPSRGSIWPGESSGNMLFADRKAKHLNDIVTIVISETSQGTNKAVTNTSRDSSASAGIDAFLGLDHSILSRNAGMGSKIEIGGTSASTLKGEGNTTRGNQFQATITARVVKVLDSGNLAIEGRRQLSVNSEDQYIIITGIIRPEDIRSDNSIFSQYISDARLVYTGKGVINDKMNPGWVTRILDWAWPF, encoded by the coding sequence ATGAACCATGGTTTTTTAAAAAGATTTGGCATAGTGCTTATGATTTTGTGGCTTTTCTCCGGGTGTGCCACCAAACCTGATCCATTTCCTCCCGGGGAACCCGTTCTTCCCCCGGCTCCCCCCAAACCTGAACCATCGAGGGGATCAATCTGGCCGGGTGAAAGTTCTGGAAACATGCTGTTTGCCGATAGAAAAGCCAAACATCTAAATGATATTGTAACAATTGTTATTAGTGAAACTTCTCAGGGAACCAATAAGGCTGTTACCAATACGAGCCGAGATTCAAGTGCTTCTGCAGGAATTGACGCATTTTTGGGATTGGATCACTCCATCCTGAGCCGTAATGCCGGCATGGGGTCCAAAATAGAAATAGGGGGCACTTCTGCATCAACCTTGAAAGGAGAGGGAAACACGACCCGTGGCAATCAGTTTCAGGCCACCATCACGGCTCGTGTTGTTAAAGTGTTGGATAGCGGAAATCTCGCTATTGAGGGTAGAAGGCAACTGAGCGTAAACAGTGAGGATCAGTATATCATTATTACCGGTATCATTCGGCCCGAAGATATCCGATCAGATAACAGCATCTTTTCGCAATATATCTCCGATGCCAGGCTGGTCTATACAGGGAAGGGGGTCATCAATGATAAGATGAACCCGGGTTGGGTAACACGTATTTTAGACTGGGCATGGCCTTTTTAG
- the flgF gene encoding flagellar basal-body rod protein FlgF — protein MSYDVTDVGNACVRTLSKLDYSSNNVANVNTPGFKAEYLNYSVEKSSPTTSDKVPSYAQSLFTDYSQGTLQRTDNSLDFAIQGEGFFVLQSDNGIAYTRKGDFTLNEKSELVTKSGDYVLGKSGKIILDGKDIHVDQSGSIQVDGNQVDSLKIVSFENPEVLIHKGEGVFKDNGNGVVKKDFTPNVLNESLEASNVSAIKEMIQMIDIQRTFETYQKLIHTISDQDKLSTGRIGKLV, from the coding sequence ATGTCTTATGATGTTACAGATGTAGGAAACGCATGTGTTAGAACATTGTCAAAACTCGACTACTCTTCCAACAATGTTGCCAATGTAAATACGCCGGGCTTCAAGGCCGAATATTTAAATTACAGCGTAGAAAAGTCATCACCAACAACAAGTGATAAGGTGCCATCCTATGCCCAATCATTGTTTACGGATTATTCACAGGGCACTCTTCAAAGAACGGATAATTCTCTTGATTTTGCTATTCAGGGAGAAGGATTTTTTGTTCTTCAGTCGGACAATGGGATTGCATATACAAGGAAGGGTGATTTTACCTTAAATGAGAAAAGTGAACTGGTTACAAAATCCGGCGATTATGTCCTGGGGAAGTCGGGAAAAATAATCCTGGATGGTAAAGATATACACGTAGACCAGTCAGGAAGCATACAAGTCGATGGCAATCAGGTTGATTCTCTGAAAATCGTCAGTTTTGAGAATCCTGAAGTGCTGATTCATAAGGGAGAAGGTGTTTTTAAAGATAACGGAAACGGCGTCGTTAAAAAAGATTTTACTCCAAATGTGTTGAATGAGTCACTCGAAGCTTCAAATGTCAGCGCCATCAAGGAAATGATTCAGATGATTGATATTCAGAGAACTTTTGAAACCTATCAGAAACTAATTCATACCATCAGCGATCAGGATAAACTTTCAACAGGTCGAATTGGTAAACTAGTATAA
- a CDS encoding flagellar basal body-associated FliL family protein, translating to MKQKVQIDVLDVSLFDRDSDSEEKDSPGESSSLDPLDHQKNGNRWWKSKKTLLASCLAFFSASSIIIAFFILEFHQTKPKGNTVKKVPSPIYRNQQRFASLQDFVINFKDHNGKDRFCSCSLTLEAGPNDLPASEKDVIDLRKVLYKIFQQKKINELLVIRDKKALKDEISFEVQQQLGRKFLYKIFFTKFVIL from the coding sequence ATGAAGCAGAAAGTTCAAATTGATGTTCTGGATGTCAGTCTTTTTGACAGAGACAGTGATTCCGAAGAAAAGGATTCCCCGGGTGAATCTTCTTCTCTTGATCCTCTTGATCATCAGAAGAATGGAAATAGATGGTGGAAATCAAAAAAAACCTTACTTGCCTCCTGCTTGGCTTTTTTTTCCGCATCTTCAATAATTATAGCCTTTTTTATCTTAGAGTTTCATCAAACAAAACCAAAAGGCAATACCGTAAAAAAGGTTCCCTCTCCTATTTATCGAAATCAACAGAGATTCGCATCACTGCAGGATTTTGTCATCAACTTCAAAGATCATAACGGGAAGGATAGATTTTGTAGTTGTTCTCTGACTCTGGAAGCAGGTCCCAATGATTTACCTGCCTCTGAGAAAGACGTTATTGACTTGAGGAAAGTTCTTTATAAAATATTTCAACAGAAAAAAATTAATGAACTTTTGGTTATTCGTGATAAAAAAGCATTAAAAGATGAAATATCCTTTGAAGTCCAACAACAATTAGGGCGTAAGTTTTTATATAAAATCTTTTTCACGAAATTTGTCATTTTATGA
- a CDS encoding flagellar basal body P-ring protein FlgI, with translation MKRFLILKILISLVIAFSFSFVPPVFSARLKDIASISGVRDNQLIGYGLVVGLAGTGDDIKNGFTSESLSNMLNRQGIYMRSKTLKSDNVAAVMVTATLPAFAKTGSKIDAIVSSIGDATSLHGGTLLMTPLKGADGQIYAVAQGPIILGGYAFGGANSSAGKNHASAGRVVNGVLVEKELKYDFGQLRSLTLNLLQPDFTTSTRLSDVVNKELGKYVEATQVDAFSIEVKMKETVQADLMHLISRMENLDIPVDSKAMVVMNEKTGTIVMGENVRIATVAVAHGNLSIQIKEDVRVSQPLPFAPNPPKGDLPSKDRKNGTIVAPGGQTVVTKDTTVGVGEEKNQVMVVSKGVTIQDVVKALNAIGVSPRDLITIMQTIKAAGALQAELKII, from the coding sequence ATGAAACGTTTTCTGATATTAAAGATTTTGATCTCCCTTGTGATCGCCTTCTCATTTTCTTTCGTGCCACCCGTTTTTTCGGCAAGGTTGAAAGATATTGCCAGTATCAGTGGTGTGAGAGACAATCAACTTATCGGTTATGGCCTTGTTGTAGGTCTGGCAGGCACGGGTGACGACATCAAAAATGGTTTCACGAGTGAATCTCTTTCAAATATGCTCAACAGGCAAGGCATATACATGAGAAGCAAGACGTTGAAATCCGATAATGTGGCAGCTGTGATGGTGACGGCAACGTTGCCAGCTTTCGCAAAAACAGGTTCAAAGATCGATGCCATTGTTTCGTCGATTGGTGATGCAACAAGCCTTCATGGCGGCACCCTTCTGATGACACCCCTTAAAGGCGCCGATGGACAAATTTATGCTGTTGCCCAGGGTCCGATCATTTTGGGAGGATATGCCTTTGGAGGGGCAAACAGCAGTGCCGGGAAAAATCACGCAAGCGCCGGCCGCGTTGTCAATGGAGTCCTTGTCGAAAAGGAGTTGAAATATGACTTTGGCCAACTTCGTTCTTTAACCCTCAATCTTTTACAGCCTGATTTTACAACGTCAACTCGTTTGTCGGACGTGGTCAATAAGGAATTGGGAAAGTATGTTGAGGCAACGCAAGTTGATGCCTTTTCCATTGAAGTAAAGATGAAAGAAACGGTTCAAGCCGATCTGATGCATCTCATTTCACGGATGGAAAATCTCGATATTCCCGTAGATTCCAAGGCAATGGTTGTCATGAACGAAAAAACGGGAACGATCGTCATGGGAGAAAATGTCCGGATAGCGACTGTCGCGGTTGCACACGGCAATTTAAGCATTCAGATCAAAGAAGATGTTCGAGTTTCTCAACCCCTTCCTTTTGCTCCGAATCCACCAAAAGGAGATTTACCCTCGAAAGATCGGAAGAACGGAACGATCGTAGCTCCAGGAGGACAGACTGTTGTTACTAAAGACACAACCGTTGGTGTTGGGGAGGAGAAAAATCAAGTTATGGTGGTATCAAAGGGCGTCACGATTCAGGATGTAGTCAAGGCGCTCAATGCAATCGGCGTATCGCCTCGCGATCTCATCACCATTATGCAAACGATAAAAGCAGCAGGAGCGCTGCAGGCGGAATTAAAAATTATATAA